In the Malus domestica chromosome 16, GDT2T_hap1 genome, one interval contains:
- the LOC103439097 gene encoding transcription factor MAMYB-like: MEFLDEDARPRFLFQSKAVASSAANPQPYYKNLSKPFFFLTVLISFLLLGLAFFFLQNEPYQSLLIWAALSLLISQFAPAPVTGGDIRVGHGPVMDFPEIATHVEDESKKRVSQNRSKLRWFDELGTDLMPVAKTVSGCLREEKKSEASEGNGNGSVVFGEEMEWVEEDAEFLKKLLLKHPVGKLRRWEVIAESFQGRHKVESVIKKAKELGEKKVSDSDSYAEFLKKRKPNDKKFESGNLEMGDELMAENGEVKKESWASTEDIALLNALKAFPKEVSMRWEKIAAAVPGKSKAACMKRVAELRKGFRSAKAASEE, encoded by the coding sequence ATGGAGTTTTTGGATGAGGACGCAAGGCCAAGGTTCCTTTTCCAATCCAAAGCAGTAGCTTCTTCTGCTGCAAACCCACAACCCTATTACAAGAATCTCAGCAAACCATTCTTTTTTTTAACCGTCTTGATCTCATTTCTGTTACTGGGTcttgccttcttcttcctccaaaatgAACCCTACCAATCTCTCCTCATTTGGGCCGCTCTCTCCCTCCTCATCAGCCAATTCGCTCCTGCACCCGTCACTGGTGGTGACATCCGGGTTGGTCACGGCCCAGTCATGGACTTTCCAGAAATTGCAACCCATGTAGAGGACGAATCGAAGAAGAGGGTGTCTCAAAATAGATCAAAACTGCGTTGGTTTGATGAATTGGGGACAGATTTGATGCCAGTGGCCAAAACTGTTAGTGGGTGTttgagagaagagaaaaagagTGAGGCTTCCGAAGGTAATGGTAATGGATCAGTGGTTTTTGGTgaagagatggagtgggttgaGGAGGATGCTGAGTTTTTAAAGAAACTACTGTTGAAGCACCCCGTGGGGAAGCTGAGACGGTGGGAGGTTATCGCCGAGTCGTTTCAAGGAAGGCATAAGGTGGAGAGTGTGATCAAGAAGGCTAAAGAATTGGGAGAGAAGAAAGTGAGTGATTCAGATTCATATGCAGAGTTTTTGAAGAAGCGTAAGCCCAATGACAAGAAATTTGAAAGTGGGAATCTAGAGATGGGTGATGAGTTGATGGCggaaaatggtgaagtgaaGAAAGAGAGTTGGGCTTCTACTGAAGACATTGCATTGCTCAATGCCCTGAAGGCATTTCCAAAGGAAGTGTCAATGAGGTGGGAGAAGATTGCAGCTGCTGTGCCCGGGAAGTCGAAGGCTGCTTGTATGAAGAGAGTTGCTGAGTTGAGGAAGGGTTTTCGGAGCGCCAAGGCTGCTAGCGAAGAGTAG